The segment GTGTCCCACTTGCCGTTGCTCATCAGGCTGCTGGTGAGTTGGTAGCCGTTGAGGCCGGAGGAGGACTCGGTGGGGTTGGCGTTGAATTCCTGCTGACCCGCGTCGAGCAGATCGTTCTGGAACCTGGTGATGTCCGGGTCCGGGTTTTTGTCGTCGGAGGTGGTGGCCGTGCCGATGGTTGTGCCCAGGTTCTTCTGCAGTTGCTTGAGCTCGGCCAGCTCGCTCTTGGAGAGGGTGGTGCCGGCGGGCGGGTTGATGAGCTGGTTGTACTTGCTCAGCATGTTGTCCGCGCCGGTTTCAACCGCGAAGCGCCGGGAGAACTCGGGGTCGTTCTTGTTGGCGGCGAGGAGGTTGTTGAGCTTGGTGACCTCGGCGTCGGTGAGGCGTCCCTTTTTCTTCATCAGCTGGGATGCCTCGTCGGCCTCAACGGCGTCGAGAGTGGTGTAGACGCTCGTGTTGAACCCATCGCTCTTGCCGTTGGCGTCGCGTTGCAGGGCGGCACTGGCGGCTTCGTCGGCGGCGGTGGCCTGGAGGAGGATCTCCTTCATCCGGGACTTGAGCGAATGCAGCTTGTCCGTACGCTCCTCAGCGAGGCCCGGGGTTCCAGAGGCCGTCTGGCTGTCCATCCGGGGGTCGACATCCTCGATGACACCCTGGTCGGAAATGCTGTAGTTGTCGGACGTGGCCTCGTCGACGAGTTTGTTCAGTGCCTTTTGGTACCTGGCGAACTCCGTGTGGGCGTCTGCCAGAAGCTTGCCTATGCGGCCCGCCTCGGTCGCGGCGTCCTTGTACTGCTGCTCGGCCTTCGTCATGGTGGCGAACGCCGAGTCGGCGGCGTCGCCCTCCCAGTGGCCCTGGAGGTGCTTGGTCACGCGGCGGGAGAACTCGTCTCCCAGGCCCTCGTATTTGGCCGTCAGCGCCTGCCAGGAACCGGCGGCGGCGTCCAGCGAGCTGAGGTCGGCCTCTTTGAGGTAGATGTAGGACGGCATTCTCGATGGCTCCTGTCAGATCTGGCTTCGGTCTCGGGAGTCGGTTCCGGTGTCTGTCCCGGGGGCCTTTTCTGGGCTTCCGACCTATCCGAAGGCAGAGTCCATCGAGTTCATCCGAGCCTGCTCCTCCTGCTCACGGCGGGTGTAGTGCCCAGTGGTGGCGTGGAGTTTGTCGCTGATGTCCTGGAGCATCGCCTTGAGGTTCAGGACCTGATTGCCCCACCGGTCGTCCAGCACCGTGAGGGCACGGGCCGTCTCCCATGCCTCCTCGTCGGGCGGGCCGGGTGCGGTGTGCTTGTTGAGGCCCATGACGGAGCTGCGAGTGTCGTCCACGGCGGCGTTGTCGACGTTCTCGGTGTCCCCGCGCAAGTCGACCAGGGCGTTGGCCGACTGGTCCATCCGCTGCGTGTCCGCCTTGGTGACGTTGCCCGAACCGCCCCCGCCGCCGCCTCCGCCTGGATCCGCCGCTACGGAGTTCAGCACTGTGCGAGTGCTGCTCCCGTCCGACCGCCGCGCGTCAAAGGGAGAACTCATCCCTTGCCCCATCCCCGTGTCCAACCAAGACTCTGGCATGGCCGCTTCATTGGCCTGCCAATCCGGGAGCATAGTACGAGCACCTGAGGGCCACGCCGTATTCACCCGGTGACATCACGTGATCTTCACAGGTCACGTCAATTCCTCGGCCAGTCCCCTGACTGTTACTGCTGGTTGGGCCACTGCCCCTGCCCCTGGCCCTGCCACTGCCCCTGCGGGGGCTGCTGATACGGGTTCTGCTGGCTCGGGGGGTACACCGGGTAGCCCTGCGGAGCCGGGCCCGGTCCGTAGGTGCCGGGGGCGCCGCCGCCGGGGCCGCCGCCGCGGTTGTTGTTGCGGCGGGAGGCCTTGACGATCAGGACGATGACGAGGACAAGGACCAGGACACCGACGATGCCAAGGCCGATCCAGAGGAGCGGACTTCCGCTGTCCGAGGAGGAAGAGGACGCGGAAGCGTCGTCGGAAGTGCCGGACTGGGGGCTGGCGGAGGCGCTCTCGTTGCCCTGCAGGGACGTGGGGACGGCGAGGGGGCCGTATTTGGAGCCCGCGGGGATGTCCTTGGTCAGGGCGGCGAGGGGCTGGATGTAGCCGTAGCCGTAGTGCTTGTCCGGGAGGGTGAGGCCCTTGGCGGAGGAGGGGAGACCGGCGGTCTTGGTCAGACGGTTGGCGATCTGGCCGGCGGTGAGGTCGGGGAACTTGGCCCGGAGGAGGGCCGCGGCGGCGGAGACGTAGGCGGTTGCGTCGGAGGTGCCGGTGCCCGAGTGGTAGCCAGTGTCGGAGTCCGCGCTAGCGGAGACGATGTGGGTGCCTGGCGCAGACAGCAGGACGCTCGAACCGTAGTTGGAGTCCTCCCAGATGGTCCCGTCGTTCTTCACCGCACCAACGGCGAGGGCTCCAGGATAGTTCGCGGGGTAGGTGACATCTGGCGTGCCGTCGTTGCCCGAAGCGGCCACCACAAGCACGTCGTGCTGAAGCGCGTAGGCCACCGCTTTGGACTCTGCCGGGACGTTGGAAGCGTTCCCCAGGGACATATTGATCACAGACGCGCCGCGATCGACGGCATAACGGATCGATCCGGCAAGCCCGTCCGCGTCGCCACCATCGTCGCGAATGTCCAGGATGCTAGCTTCGGGCGCTAGCCCCATGACGCCGTCTGCCGAGGAAGCACCGTGGCCGCGTCCGGCAATGATGGACGCCATCCCGGTGCCGTGGTTGTCATTCGGCGTGGTCGCGCCTCCGTCGATGAAGTCCTTGCCCTCGGTCACGCTTCCCTTGAGGTCAACGTGCTGGGCATTCACTCCTGAGTCGATGACGGCGACCGTGACACCCTTGCCCTTGGAAACCTTCCAGATGGCCTCGGCGTCGAACGCCTTGAGCGCCCACTGGTCTTCCCGCACCTGGTCCGCTGAGGCGACAGGAGCAGACACGAAGACGAGCGCACCCGCGATAACCGTGCCGCCCACTGCTCGCAGCATCCGTCCGAAGCCCATCAGTTGTCCTCTCCCAGCCGCGTGGGGGCGAGCCTGTCGGCTACGCCCCCACGCGTCGCTAAGTGCATGCGCACTTCCGTTGACTACTCGATGACCCTAGGGGCCACGTCCCGCTCAGGCACCCAGGTCTCCTCGTCCTCGACAAGGTAGTCGGGCCTCTTGCTCTGACGGGCCTCTTCCTCTTCAGCATCGGTGTTGACGCCGCGGCCACCCAGGCGGCTGCTGCCCTTGCCGACCTTGCCCGCGTCCTTACCGCCACGGCTCTTGTGAAGGCCCGATCCGCCCTGGGAGCCCTTGCCGGCTCCGCCCTTGGCCTCGTCGATGACCCCGCCGCGCTGCCGGGCGATGCTGCCCTTGCCCGTTCCGGACTTGGACGCGCCCGAGCCGCCCGTGCCGCTGCCGGACCCGCCGGGCATTCCGCGACCGCCTGCGCCTGTACGCCCTGCGGTACCACTGCCGGAGGCAACGCTGCTTCCGGTGACCCCGCCGAACCCGCCCGGCGTCGAGCCGAACGCGCCGCTACCGGAGCCACCACCAGTGGTCCCGCGCGCGGCAGAGCCGATTCCTGAGGTGCCACCGCCGGTGCCAGACCCGCCTCCCTGCGATCCGGAGAAGCCGTCCAGTCCGGTACCGACCTGCGGCTTGGTGGGGTTCGTGGCCGGCTGCCGGACACCGCCGCTCACGCCTGACTCGTGGGAGCCGGTCACGGACTTGCTGGGCGAGGAAGTACCGGATTTCGAGGAGGAGCCTGTGCTTGTACGTGCTATGACTCTGCTGCTCGATGTGTTGGCGCTGGGAGACTCGACTACGACGGGGACGAACGCGACAGGCGCCGTTCCGCCCGGGTCACCGGGATAGTCCTGCTCGTCGTCAAGGCCGGGCTTCCGCTTCGTCCACGACCCCATCGTCTTCGACTGCGCGCTGTACGCGACCGCCAGCTCTTCCATCTTCACGGCCATCTCCAGCTGGGCTTCCTTGCCCTTGGAGAGGTCGCCGCGGTTGCTGTCGAGCGCGTCCTGGGTGCTGGCGCCCTTGGCGATGGAGGTCTTCAGCCCGCTGTCGTCGCGGCCGCCGCCGGTGAGGATGTCCTTGCCGTGGTCGAGGAGACTTGAGGTCTCGCTGGGCTTTTGCATGGCCTGGACCTGGGGCTTGATGTGCGCCAGGGCGGTGGCGGCGCTCTCCATGGCGGTGGCGGTGTAGTGGGCGTACTGGGCCCCGTCGGTGAGCTTCTTGGTGATGGTCGTGGCCTGGGCGGAGAAGCCGTCGGCGGCGTCGCCCTGCCAGGACTGGAGGATGTGGTCGACGGCGGCCTGGAAGGTGGCCTGGATGCCGCCGTCACCGACGAGCTGGTCGTGTACGGACTTCCAGCCGCTGGCGACCTCGCGGACGGCTTCGGGGTTGCCCTTGGAGACCATGGACTTCATCTGGTCCATGTCCTTGCCCATGGCGAAGTCGGTGGTGAGGTGGCCGTGCTGCGGCTTGTCCGACGGGGCGTGGTAGTCGTATTCGTAGGTGCCGGAATCGCTCATGGTGTCAGGCCGTTCCGCTCATGCTCGACTGGGCCTCGTAGTCCGACTCCTGGTAGTTGTCGTGGACCTTTTTGGTCTTGGTGCCGAAGCGGTCCATGACCTCGTGGAGATGGTCGACGATCTCCTCCAGGTGCGCCTTCATCTCGATGTGCGCCTGCTCCAGCTCCGCCGCCTCGTGGAATCCGGTGCCGAGGGCGCCGGCGGGCAGGTGGGTGCTGTGCTTGGCGGTGGATGTCGTACGGCCGAGCTCACCGATGACGCGGTTGAGCTTGGTGATGGTGCCATCCAGTTCGCTGAGATCGACTTTGTACTGTTCAGCCACGCGGCAATGCCCCCGTAAAGCCAGAGCCGGTCCCCCACGACCGACTGTCTCCGGACTGCTGGGCCCAGCGGTGCCTCCGGTGGGGCGGAGCGAGGCTGGGCCTTGGGTGTCAAAAGGCTGTGTCCAGAGTAGTTGATGGGGCCAACGGCCGTCACGGGCCCGGCCCTTAGTGGACGGCTCAGGCGGTGATGTCCCGGGTCGTGAAGCGGGCCCAGGCGGCGGAGCCGAAGACGGCGACGTAGAGGGCCTGGAGGCCGAGGTTGCGGCGGATCTCGTCCCAGTAGACGGGGTCGCGGAGGAGGTCGGCGAAGGAGAGCCAGTAGTGGGGGAAGAGGTAGGGGGCTATGGCGTGGAGCTGGGGGATGGCGTTGAGGATCTGGAGGGTGATGAGGAGGCCGACGGTGGTGGCCATGGCGGCGATGCCGCTGCTGGTGAGGGTGGAGATGAACAGGCCCAGGGCGGCGATGCCGGTGAGGGACAGGGCGACGGTGGCGGCGATGAGGAGGGCGCGCAGGAGGCCGTCGGCGAAGGAGATGGTGGTGCCGGAGAGGAGGGTGACGTCGCCGAGGGGGAAGAGGGCCAGGCCGGTGGCGAGGCCGGAGAGGGCGACGGTGAGGGTGGCGACGAGGGAGAAGGCCAGGACGGAGGCGTACTTGGCGAGGAGGAGGCGGGTGCGGCCGGCGGGGGCGACGAGGAGGTAGCGGAGGGTTCCGGAGTGGGCTTCGCCGGCTATGGAGTCGCCGGCGACGACGCCGATGGCCAGGGGGAGGAAGAAGGGGAGGGTGGCGGCGAGGCCGGTGAAGACCAGGAAGAGGCCGTTGTTGGTGATCTGGGTGATGAAGGCGGGGCCGCCGCCACCGTCGGGGCCCCCGCCACCGCCGCCGTCGCTTCCGTCGATCTTGACAGCGATGCCGATGAGGACCGGGACTCCGGCCAGGACGGCGAGCAGGGCCAGGGTGCGCCAGCGGCGGATGACGGTGACGAATTCGCTGCGGAACAGGCCCAGGGACCAGTGGAGTCTGGGCTGGGCTTCAGCCAGGAGTTCAGCCTGCGACATCGAAGCCCTCCCCGGTCAGGGCCAGGAAGGCGTCCTCCAGGGAGGCGCGTTCGAGGCCGAAGGCGCGTACGCGTACGCCGGCGGAGACCAGGGCGGCGTTGAGGTCTTCCAGGGGCGGGCTCGGGTCGGTGGGGAGCTCGCCGGTGATGCGGTCGGCGGTTGTGGTGAGGTCGGTTACGCCGTGCTCCTTGAGGATGCGGATGGCGTCGGCGGTGTCCGGGGTGGTGACGGACAGGCGGGCGCGGGCGGCGAGGGCGGAGAGGGATGCGACGGGGCCCTGGGTGAGGAGGCGGCCGCGGGACATGACGGCGGCATGGGTGCAGACCTGCTCGATCTCGTCGAGGAGGTGGGAGGAGAGGAAGACGGTGGTGTCGGCGGCGGCGAGGCCGCGGATGAGGGAGCGGATCTCGCGCATGCCCTGGGGGTCGAGGCCGTTGGTCGGTTCGTCGAGGACCAGGAGCTCGCGGGGGCGGAGCAGGGCGGCGGCGAGGCCGAGGCGCTGCTTCATGCCGAGCGAGTAGGCGCGGGTCTTCTTGCCGGCGGCGGGGGTGAGGCCCACGCGGTCCAGGGCGCCGGCGACGCGGGTGCGTCGGGTGCGGGGATCGGCGGTGGGGTCGGCGGAGTCGTAGCGCAGGAGGTTGTCGCGGCCGGAGAGGAAGCCGTAGAGGGCTGGGCCCTCGATGAGGGCGCCGACCCGCGGCAGGACGGAGCGGGCCGCGCGGGGCATGGGGGCGTCCAGGACGCGGGCGGTGCCGGAGGTGGGCTCGATGAGGCCCATAAGCATGCGGATGGTCGTGGTCTTCCCGGAGCCGTTGGGGCCGAGGAAGCCGAAGACGCTGCCGCGCGGGACGGTCAGGTCGAGGCCGTCCACGGCGAGTTGCCCGCCCCGGAATCGCTTGGTGAGGGCGTGGGTCGAGATCGCGGCGGGCACGTCGCTGTCGCCGTCCCTGTCGCTGTCCTCCATTGCCACCGCGTGCACTATTTGTTGGCCGCGTTGATCAGGGCGTCCTGGCTGACGGCACCGATGTAGACCTTGCCGCTGTCGGTGATCAGGGCGTTGATCACGCGGGTGGAGACGAAGGTGCCGGAGCCGAAGTCGCCGTTGACCTGCTTGCCGAAGGAGTTGAGGAGGGACAGGTCGCCGGAGGCACCGGAGGCGCCGGCCGACTCCCCGGCCGGGAGATTCAGTTCGGCTATCGTGTCCCAGCCCTTGCCCAGGCCCACGGCGTCGAGTCCGGAGAGCGCGTCCTCTGCGTTCTTGGTCTCAGCGGCGTTCGTGTGGTCCGGCTTCGCCGCGTCGGCGTCCGCCTTCTCCGTCGTCACCTTTGTGCCCTTGGGCGGGGTGAAGGTGAAGGTACTGGCGGACGGCTTGGCGAAGTCCACCTTCGTGAAGCCGACGTCGACGGCCGCCTTCGCGCTGCCCTTGGGGGTCAGGGTGAACTTCAGGGGCACGCCGGTGTCGGAGTCGACGGCTATGCGGATCGCGCCGACCGTCGTGTCGGCCGACTTGGGCTTGATGAGCAGCTGGTACGCGTCCCGGCCGGCGACCCGGGCGGTGCCGTCGACGGTGACGGAGGTGGTGTCGTCCACCGCCTTCAGGGCCTGCTCGGCGGCCTCCTGCGGGGTGAGGGAGCTCAGCGACGGGGCGGGGACGGGGCGGTCCGCGGCGTCCTTGGGGAGGATCGCGTGGTAGGCCTGGTTGCTGCCGCTGTCGTAGGCCCAGAGCTGGGTGCCGTTGTGGATGACGCTGTACTCGGCGGCCTGCTCGACGATCGAGACCTTCTGGCGGTCGGGGCCGTCGGCGGCGACATGGAGGATGTGGGTGCCGGTCAGGAGCTGCGTGAGCTGCTTCGTCGGGTCGGCGGCGCTGCCGCTGTCGTCGCTGCCGCCCGACGCGCCGCCGGTCAGGTCGCCGAAGGCGCTGGTGTCGAGGTTCGCGAGCGCGGGCAGCCCGAAGTCCGTGGTGATCTTCACCGAGCCGGAGATCGTCTGCGTGTCGGAGGCCGCGATCTTCTCGATCAGCTTCTGGGCGGAGATCTTCGGAAGGTCCGGGGTGCCCGCGCTGGCCAGCGCCGGTACGAGTCCGATGGTCGCGGCTGCGATGCCCGCCGCCGCCACCGGAACGGCGTAACGCATCGCCTTGCCGCGGCGCCCGCGGGTGTCGTCGTCTGTGTCCTGGATTCGTGCCATCACTGCTGTCCCTACCTCCGTCGTCAACGGCGGGCTCTGTTGCATTGTCACCCGAACCGCTCTGTCGTGGTGGTTTCCATCCCACCAAATCGGGGCTGACAGCACATCAGCCGACGGAGCCAACCGCGCGTACGCCCCAGGTATGACGAACCCCGAGGGCGTATGCGGGTCGGGTGGACGGGGCGGGTTCAGCGCGGGCGCGCGAGGAGAATCGCCGGAGACCTCAGACGGGACATGGCGCGTTCGCAGAGTTCGGCGACAGCGGCTCCGTCGGTCGAGGTGACGCCGAAGAAGAGCCGCCCGCCGTGGCCCGTCACGAGGACCAGGGGTGCGCCGGACAGGCTGGTGTTGGCGGCGCCGTAGAGGGCGTCGAGGCGGAGCGGGCCGTAGTCCTGGGTGATGGGTACGCGGACGTTGCTCAGCGAGATGTCGAAGCGGGCGCCCTTGGTCTCGCCGCGCAGCAGCAGGGTGCTCAGGGTCCTGCGGGGGACGGGGCGCAGGAGGCGGAAGACCCGGACGAGGGGGACGAGTTCGCCGGGGCGCAGCTGGTGGTGGATGGCGGCCCTGAGGTCCTGGCGTGAGGTCGCCGGGTCGGCGGTGACGAACACGGTGGAGGCGTACAGGCCCATCGCCTCCTCTGGGGAGGGGGTGAGGATGCGGCGCAGATCGGCGGGGACCGCGATGCGGATGGGGCGGCCGTACGCCTGGGCGAAGGCGGCGCAGAGGGCGGCTTGGAGGGTGGTGCGCTCGGCGCGGCAGCGGGTGAGGAGGGCCGCGGTTTCCTCGGGGGGCAGGGACCAGGTGGTGTAGGTGAGGGGGCCCGCGGGGCGGGCGGGGGGCGGGGGCGGGGGGCCGCCCAGGGCGCGGGCGAGCCTGAGGAGGTCGGCGGGGTTGGTGCGGCGGCCGGGGAGGAGGTCGTCGGCGGGCGGGGTGGCCGGCGCGGCGGCGGGCGGCGGGGTGGCGGCCCGCGGAGCGGACGTCTGCCGGACGACCCGGGGCGCGGCGACATGGTCCAGCAGATCCCGTACGACGAAGGCCGCCGAAAGGACGTCGGCGACCAGGTGGTGGTAGACGCAGACCAGGTCGAAAGCGTCGCCGTGGTCGAGGAGGACGAAGCGGGCCAGGGGGCCGGTGGCAGTGTCGAAGGGGCGTTGGAGCTCCTGCTCGACGACCTGGGTCCAGGCGTCGGGGGACGTGGCCGTCACGATCCGCAGGTCCGGGTCGGGGACGTCGTCCGAGGTCAGCCAGGCCTGCCAGCGTCCGGGGGCGTCGAGTCGGACGCCGAGGAGGGGGTGGCGGCGGCGCAGGGCGGCGAGCTCGTCGCGGATCCGGGCGGGGTGGGCCCGTCCGGTGACGCGGGCGGTGACGGCGAAGTTGACGGGGAGGACCTCGCCTGCGGCCCAGACGAGGCGCTCGGTCGGCGAGAGGCGTCGGCGTACGGTCACGAGCGCGGCGCCAGGGCGGAGCGGAGGCCGTCGGCCAGGGTGATCTGCGCGGTGAAGGGGAGCCGGCCCGGGGCGGCCGTCCAGTCGGGGTGCAGGGCCTCGGTGACCTTGTCGGGGGTCAGGGTGGTGCCCCGGCCGAAGACCCGCGCGGCGCCCCTGGCCGCCCAGACCGGCACGCGCACGACGCGCGGGGGCCGCCTGCCGAGCGCCGTGGCGACGGCGGCGCCGATGTCGTCCCAGAGGTGCTCGGTGCCGTCGCTGACGTGGTGGACCGCGCCGTCCGCACCGCACTCGGCGGCCGTGAGCAGCGCGCGGCACAGGTCGTCCACATGGATGAGGGAGTAGCGGCGCGGCCCGGGGCCGCCGACGACGGGGAGCAGCCCGGCCCGCACCGACGCGACCAGTCGGGGCAGGAACTCCCGGTCCCCGGGTCCGTAGACGATCGGCGGGCGCACGACGGTCCCCCGGTCGCCGACCGCGCGCTCGCCGCCCAGCTTGCTGCGTCCGTACGCGGAGACCGGGGCCGGCGGATCGTCCTCGTGCCGCAGCCGCCCGGGGCCGGAGGCGGCCAGCGACGAGCAGAGGACGAGGCGGGGTGGCCGCGGGAGGGCCGCGAGGGCGCTGCACAG is part of the Streptomyces sp. NBC_01262 genome and harbors:
- a CDS encoding S8 family serine peptidase; this encodes MSAPVASADQVREDQWALKAFDAEAIWKVSKGKGVTVAVIDSGVNAQHVDLKGSVTEGKDFIDGGATTPNDNHGTGMASIIAGRGHGASSADGVMGLAPEASILDIRDDGGDADGLAGSIRYAVDRGASVINMSLGNASNVPAESKAVAYALQHDVLVVAASGNDGTPDVTYPANYPGALAVGAVKNDGTIWEDSNYGSSVLLSAPGTHIVSASADSDTGYHSGTGTSDATAYVSAAAALLRAKFPDLTAGQIANRLTKTAGLPSSAKGLTLPDKHYGYGYIQPLAALTKDIPAGSKYGPLAVPTSLQGNESASASPQSGTSDDASASSSSSDSGSPLLWIGLGIVGVLVLVLVIVLIVKASRRNNNRGGGPGGGAPGTYGPGPAPQGYPVYPPSQQNPYQQPPQGQWQGQGQGQWPNQQ
- a CDS encoding WXG100 family type VII secretion target, whose product is MSDSGTYEYDYHAPSDKPQHGHLTTDFAMGKDMDQMKSMVSKGNPEAVREVASGWKSVHDQLVGDGGIQATFQAAVDHILQSWQGDAADGFSAQATTITKKLTDGAQYAHYTATAMESAATALAHIKPQVQAMQKPSETSSLLDHGKDILTGGGRDDSGLKTSIAKGASTQDALDSNRGDLSKGKEAQLEMAVKMEELAVAYSAQSKTMGSWTKRKPGLDDEQDYPGDPGGTAPVAFVPVVVESPSANTSSSRVIARTSTGSSSKSGTSSPSKSVTGSHESGVSGGVRQPATNPTKPQVGTGLDGFSGSQGGGSGTGGGTSGIGSAARGTTGGGSGSGAFGSTPGGFGGVTGSSVASGSGTAGRTGAGGRGMPGGSGSGTGGSGASKSGTGKGSIARQRGGVIDEAKGGAGKGSQGGSGLHKSRGGKDAGKVGKGSSRLGGRGVNTDAEEEEARQSKRPDYLVEDEETWVPERDVAPRVIE
- a CDS encoding ABC transporter permease — protein: MSQAELLAEAQPRLHWSLGLFRSEFVTVIRRWRTLALLAVLAGVPVLIGIAVKIDGSDGGGGGGPDGGGGPAFITQITNNGLFLVFTGLAATLPFFLPLAIGVVAGDSIAGEAHSGTLRYLLVAPAGRTRLLLAKYASVLAFSLVATLTVALSGLATGLALFPLGDVTLLSGTTISFADGLLRALLIAATVALSLTGIAALGLFISTLTSSGIAAMATTVGLLITLQILNAIPQLHAIAPYLFPHYWLSFADLLRDPVYWDEIRRNLGLQALYVAVFGSAAWARFTTRDITA
- a CDS encoding ABC transporter ATP-binding protein, with protein sequence MEDSDRDGDSDVPAAISTHALTKRFRGGQLAVDGLDLTVPRGSVFGFLGPNGSGKTTTIRMLMGLIEPTSGTARVLDAPMPRAARSVLPRVGALIEGPALYGFLSGRDNLLRYDSADPTADPRTRRTRVAGALDRVGLTPAAGKKTRAYSLGMKQRLGLAAALLRPRELLVLDEPTNGLDPQGMREIRSLIRGLAAADTTVFLSSHLLDEIEQVCTHAAVMSRGRLLTQGPVASLSALAARARLSVTTPDTADAIRILKEHGVTDLTTTADRITGELPTDPSPPLEDLNAALVSAGVRVRAFGLERASLEDAFLALTGEGFDVAG
- a CDS encoding LolA family protein, encoding MARIQDTDDDTRGRRGKAMRYAVPVAAAGIAAATIGLVPALASAGTPDLPKISAQKLIEKIAASDTQTISGSVKITTDFGLPALANLDTSAFGDLTGGASGGSDDSGSAADPTKQLTQLLTGTHILHVAADGPDRQKVSIVEQAAEYSVIHNGTQLWAYDSGSNQAYHAILPKDAADRPVPAPSLSSLTPQEAAEQALKAVDDTTSVTVDGTARVAGRDAYQLLIKPKSADTTVGAIRIAVDSDTGVPLKFTLTPKGSAKAAVDVGFTKVDFAKPSASTFTFTPPKGTKVTTEKADADAAKPDHTNAAETKNAEDALSGLDAVGLGKGWDTIAELNLPAGESAGASGASGDLSLLNSFGKQVNGDFGSGTFVSTRVINALITDSGKVYIGAVSQDALINAANK
- a CDS encoding condensation domain-containing protein produces the protein MTVRRRLSPTERLVWAAGEVLPVNFAVTARVTGRAHPARIRDELAALRRRHPLLGVRLDAPGRWQAWLTSDDVPDPDLRIVTATSPDAWTQVVEQELQRPFDTATGPLARFVLLDHGDAFDLVCVYHHLVADVLSAAFVVRDLLDHVAAPRVVRQTSAPRAATPPPAAAPATPPADDLLPGRRTNPADLLRLARALGGPPPPPPARPAGPLTYTTWSLPPEETAALLTRCRAERTTLQAALCAAFAQAYGRPIRIAVPADLRRILTPSPEEAMGLYASTVFVTADPATSRQDLRAAIHHQLRPGELVPLVRVFRLLRPVPRRTLSTLLLRGETKGARFDISLSNVRVPITQDYGPLRLDALYGAANTSLSGAPLVLVTGHGGRLFFGVTSTDGAAVAELCERAMSRLRSPAILLARPR
- a CDS encoding NAD-dependent epimerase/dehydratase family protein, which gives rise to MQPPMRYLVTGATGFIGRHLVRHLTEGGHDVTALVREGRHAPGAARSLPGDLATGTGLLTAVQEAAPDRVIHLAGLTKAAHAHAYDEINEHGTRMLCSALAALPRPPRLVLCSSLAASGPGRLRHEDDPPAPVSAYGRSKLGGERAVGDRGTVVRPPIVYGPGDREFLPRLVASVRAGLLPVVGGPGPRRYSLIHVDDLCRALLTAAECGADGAVHHVSDGTEHLWDDIGAAVATALGRRPPRVVRVPVWAARGAARVFGRGTTLTPDKVTEALHPDWTAAPGRLPFTAQITLADGLRSALAPRS